A portion of the Streptococcus urinalis 2285-97 genome contains these proteins:
- the pcrA gene encoding DNA helicase PcrA: protein MNPLLVGMNPRQAQAVETTDGPLLIMAGAGSGKTRVLTHRIAYLIDEKFVNPWNILAITFTNKAAREMKERALALNPATQDTLIATFHSMCVRILRREADSIGYSKNFTIVDPGEQRTLMKRILKSLNVDLKKWNERAILGTISNAKNALIDEDAYELQASDMYTKMVAKCYKLYQKELRRSEALDFDDLIMMTIRLFDKNPDILAYYQQRYQYIHVDEYQDTNHAQYQLVTLLASRFRNICVVGDADQSIYGWRGADMQNILDFEKDYPDAKVVLLEENYRSTQTILQAANEVIKNNRNRKPKKLWTQNTKGEQLVYYRANDERDEAIFVASTIDHMISDNGRNFKDFAVLYRTNAQSRTIEEAFLKSNIPYTMVGGTKFYSRKEIRDLIAYLNLIANSSDNISFERIVNEPKRGIGPGTLEKMRQFALDTDMSLLDASANILLSSIKGKTAQAILHLANCLISVKEKSSDLTITEITEEILEESGYLENLQLQNTLESQARIENIEEFLSVTKNFDDSNPVEESETGVDRLGRFLNDLALIADTDDADSESAEVTLMTLHAAKGLEFPVVFLIGMEEGVFPLSRASEDPDELEEERRLAYVGMTRAEEELVMTNANTRTLFGKTSYNRPTRFLREISDELLSYQGLARPANSSFGVRFSQSTENQFAQGMSLQEALQKRKAVVQPKTINHNQLLHSQVKEKAVVNWEIGNIARHKKWGDGTVLEVSGSGQTQELKIKFPEVGLKKLLASVAPIEKVTT from the coding sequence ATCGCTTATTTAATTGATGAAAAATTTGTCAATCCATGGAATATATTGGCTATTACTTTTACAAATAAAGCTGCGCGTGAGATGAAAGAAAGGGCACTTGCTTTAAATCCAGCTACTCAAGATACTTTAATTGCTACTTTTCATTCAATGTGTGTTCGTATTTTAAGAAGAGAAGCGGATTCTATTGGTTATAGTAAAAACTTTACTATCGTTGATCCCGGTGAACAGCGAACATTAATGAAACGGATTTTAAAATCATTAAATGTAGATCTTAAAAAATGGAATGAAAGAGCCATTTTAGGTACCATATCAAATGCTAAGAATGCTTTAATTGATGAAGATGCTTATGAATTACAAGCATCTGATATGTATACAAAGATGGTTGCAAAATGTTATAAGTTATATCAAAAAGAATTACGTCGAAGTGAAGCACTTGATTTTGATGATTTGATTATGATGACCATTCGTTTATTTGATAAAAATCCTGATATTTTAGCCTATTATCAACAGCGGTATCAGTATATTCACGTTGATGAGTATCAAGATACCAATCATGCACAATATCAATTAGTAACCTTACTAGCTTCACGATTTAGAAATATTTGTGTTGTTGGTGATGCTGATCAATCTATTTATGGCTGGCGTGGTGCTGATATGCAAAATATTCTAGACTTTGAAAAGGATTATCCAGATGCTAAGGTTGTTCTACTAGAAGAAAATTATCGTTCCACACAAACTATTCTACAAGCTGCAAATGAGGTTATTAAAAACAATAGAAATCGTAAACCTAAAAAGCTTTGGACGCAAAATACCAAAGGTGAGCAATTAGTTTATTATAGGGCTAATGATGAGCGAGATGAGGCTATTTTTGTTGCTTCAACAATAGATCATATGATTTCTGATAATGGTCGTAATTTCAAAGATTTTGCAGTATTATATAGAACAAATGCACAATCTCGTACAATTGAAGAAGCCTTTTTAAAGTCTAATATTCCGTACACAATGGTTGGCGGAACAAAATTCTATAGTCGAAAAGAAATTAGAGATCTTATCGCCTACCTTAACCTAATCGCAAATAGTTCTGACAATATTAGCTTTGAACGCATTGTTAACGAGCCTAAAAGAGGTATTGGACCAGGAACACTAGAAAAAATGAGACAATTTGCTCTAGATACAGATATGAGTTTACTTGATGCCTCAGCAAATATTTTACTTTCTTCTATTAAAGGTAAAACGGCACAAGCTATTTTACATTTAGCTAATTGTTTGATAAGTGTAAAAGAAAAGAGTTCAGATCTTACAATTACTGAAATAACGGAAGAGATTTTAGAAGAAAGTGGGTATTTAGAAAATTTACAACTCCAAAATACTCTTGAAAGTCAAGCTCGTATTGAAAATATTGAAGAGTTTCTATCAGTAACAAAAAACTTCGATGATTCTAATCCAGTGGAAGAATCTGAAACAGGAGTTGATAGACTTGGTCGTTTCCTGAATGATTTGGCTCTAATAGCTGATACTGATGATGCAGATTCAGAGTCAGCTGAAGTGACATTAATGACGCTCCACGCGGCGAAAGGACTTGAGTTTCCAGTTGTTTTCTTAATAGGAATGGAAGAAGGTGTCTTTCCTTTATCTAGAGCTTCAGAAGATCCTGATGAATTAGAAGAAGAAAGAAGACTAGCATATGTTGGTATGACTAGAGCTGAAGAAGAGTTAGTTATGACCAATGCTAATACCAGAACCTTGTTTGGTAAAACTTCCTATAATAGACCAACACGTTTCTTAAGAGAAATCTCAGATGAATTGCTTAGCTATCAAGGTTTAGCAAGACCAGCAAATTCATCATTTGGAGTGAGATTTAGTCAATCAACCGAAAATCAATTTGCACAAGGCATGAGTTTGCAAGAAGCCCTTCAAAAACGTAAAGCAGTAGTTCAACCCAAAACAATAAACCATAATCAACTGCTTCATTCTCAGGTTAAAGAAAAAGCAGTTGTTAATTGGGAAATTGGTAATATTGCTCGTCACAAAAAATGGGGAGATGGTACGGTTCTCGAAGTGAGTGGCAGTGGTCAAACACAGGAATTAAAAATCAAGTTTCCTGAAGTTGGTCTAAAAAAATTATTAGCTTCTGTTGCTCCAATTGAAAAAGTGACTACTTAA